One Campylobacter pinnipediorum subsp. caledonicus genomic window carries:
- the pgeF gene encoding peptidoglycan editing factor PgeF produces MGKSRQLFEFVLNNKNIIAGFSTRFGGVSNGSYSCLNLGLHTDDNIYNVLKNREVLRNFLCLQKLIFINQIHSDEVKILKNKDQFLGNCDGIITNLKNIGICVMVADCSPILIYDNKNSVIACIHAGRQGIVQKILTKCVIKMQENFNSNASDLLVFVGPNIKGSCYEIGNLDFGELNKFKTENKFDMNLAIKNELISLGINNFSFDHNCTHCDNRYFSYRRDKTTGRFAGIIALR; encoded by the coding sequence TTGGGAAAAAGTAGACAACTTTTTGAGTTTGTATTAAACAATAAAAATATCATAGCTGGATTTAGCACTAGATTTGGTGGGGTTAGTAACGGATCTTATAGCTGTTTAAATCTAGGTTTGCATACTGACGATAATATATACAATGTCTTAAAAAATAGAGAAGTTTTAAGAAATTTTCTTTGCTTACAAAAGCTGATTTTTATAAATCAAATTCATTCAGATGAAGTTAAAATTCTAAAAAATAAAGATCAATTTCTTGGTAATTGTGATGGAATTATCACAAATTTAAAAAATATCGGAATATGTGTTATGGTTGCTGATTGTTCACCTATTTTAATTTATGACAATAAAAATAGTGTTATTGCTTGTATCCATGCTGGAAGACAAGGTATTGTCCAGAAGATACTAACAAAATGTGTGATAAAAATGCAAGAGAATTTTAACTCAAATGCTTCCGACTTATTAGTATTTGTAGGACCAAATATAAAAGGTAGCTGTTACGAGATTGGGAATTTGGATTTTGGAGAGCTTAATAAGTTCAAGACAGAAAATAAATTTGATATGAACTTGGCAATTAAAAATGAGCTTATTTCACTTGGCATAAATAATTTTTCTTTTGATCATAATTGCACGCATTGTGATAACAGATACTTTTCTTATAGAAGAGATAAAACAACTGGTAGATTTGCTGGAATAATAGCTTTAAGGTAG